From the genome of Triticum aestivum cultivar Chinese Spring chromosome 3B, IWGSC CS RefSeq v2.1, whole genome shotgun sequence, one region includes:
- the LOC123071811 gene encoding S-norcoclaurine synthase 1, with product MEETKPRNLGGSLPVPNVQDLAARADDLTLTPTLLRRYVRPQPNTADLRHDAPAGEEQEHVPIIDLGRLLGPNGLAGGRGEEAARLRSACEDWGFFQLVNHGIPEETLEEMKRNVMGFFALPLAEKAALAQQPGEIEGYGQAFVVSEEQTLDWADMFFLLTQPPSYRDLRLWPSNPSTFKNCLENYSEEVQRVAGELLGAMAEILGVRDHSDMTRLAASQSVRMNYYPPCPEAHVDSVLGLSPHSDAVGLTLLLQVSKVPGLQIRRKGGWVPVTPLPGALVVNVGDVIEVLTNGKYKSVEHRAVVNAREERMSIATFHTGKFGTMYGPLEEVVGDEKPRYRSVSVEEYVKLVFSSKLNGKNIMDAMKIN from the exons ATGGAGGAGACCAAGCCGCGGAACCTCGGCGGCTCGCTGCCCGTGCCCAACGTGCAGGACCTCGCCGCGCGGGCCGACGACCTCACGCTCACGCCCACCCTCCTCCGCCGCTATGTGCGGCCTCAGCCCAACACGGCCGACCTGCGCCACGACGCCCCTGCCGGCGAAGAACAGGAGCACGTCCCCATCATCGACCTCGGCCGGCTCCTCGGTCCGAACGGCCTCGCCGGCGGACggggcgaggaggccgccaggctgCGCTCGGCCTGCGAGGACTGGGGCTTCTTCCAGTTGGTGAACCACGGGATACCCGAGGAGACCCtggaggagatgaagaggaacGTCATGGGATTCTTCGCGCTCCCGCTGGCCGAGAAGGCCGCCCTCGCGCAGCAGCCCGGAGAGATCGAGGGGTACGGCCAGGCGTTCGTCGTCTCGGAGGAGCAGACGCTCGACTGGGCGGACATGTTCTTCCTCCTCACGCAGCCGCCCAGCTACCGCGACCTCCGCCTCTGGCCGTCCAACCCTTCCACATTCAA GAATTGCTTGGAGAACTACTCCGAGGAGGTGCAAAGGGTGGCAGGCGAGCTGCTGGGAGCCATGGCGGAGATCCTGGGCGTGAGAGACCACTCGGACATGACGAGGCTCGCCGCGTCGCAGTCAGTCAGGATGAACTACTACCCGCCTTGCCCGGAGGCGCATGTGGACAGCGTGTTGGGCCTGTCGCCGCACTCGGACGCCGTCGGGCTGACGCTGCTGCTGCAGGTCAGCAAGGTCCCCGGGCTGCAGATCAGGAGGAAAGGCGGCTGGGTCCCGGTGACGCCGCTCCCCGGCGCCCTCGTCGTCAACGTCGGCGACGTGATTGAGGTGCTCACCAACGGGAAGTACAAGAGCGTGGAGCACAGGGCGGTGGTTAACGCACGCGAGGAGCGGATGTCCATCGCGACGTTCCACACCGGGAAGTTCGGCACCATGTACGGGCCGctggaggaggtcgtcggagaCGAGAAGCCGCGGTACAGGAGTGTCAGCGTCGAGGAGTATGTGAAGCTCGTGTTCTCCAGCAAGCTCAACGGCAAGAACATCATGGACGCCATGAAGATCAATTGA
- the LOC123071812 gene encoding uncharacterized protein, which translates to MAVVPRRAMRTTTAPPLEAFSRTVELCNFGIGLVAGFLLVTCAYFSNTKFDAIHIGPLIGPSENQIASPVGTDGSKRQLDLGVSGQDTTLSMEGARTRCWTRTVRTTEATPPRRKVGSVLIWSHPEVSFLITVTLLLVELHVVVDCMDMPDGLIDRFIPVIE; encoded by the exons ATGGCAGTGGTGCCAAGGCGGGCTATGCGCACCACCACGGCACCGCCACTCGAGGCCTTTAGCCGCACCGTCGAGCTGTGCAACTTCGGCATCGGCCTCGTCGCCGGCTTCCTCCTCGTCACCTGCGCCTACTTCTCCAACACCAAGTTCGACGCCATCCACATCGGCCCGCTCA TCGGCCCCTCCGAGAACCAGATTGCCTCGCCGGTGGGCACCGACGGCTCGAAGCGCCAATTAG ATTTGGGCGTGTCGGGGCAGGACACAACCTTGTCCATGGAGGGAGCAAGGACAAGGTGCTGGACACGGACGGTGAGGACGACAGAAGCAACCCCTCCTCGGCGTAAG GTAGGCAGTGTCCTGATCTGGAGTCATCCAGAAGTATCTTTCCTGATCACGGTGACACTTCTACTGGTAGAGCTACATGTAGTAGTTGACTGTATGGATATGCCAGATGGATTGATTGATCGTTTCATCCCAGTAATTGAATGA